A region from the Triticum urartu cultivar G1812 chromosome 1, Tu2.1, whole genome shotgun sequence genome encodes:
- the LOC125520987 gene encoding PWWP domain-containing protein 3-like → MGSSPAAVASPDPGADAGPKQDSGAVGPAGDSDVTMAEASEEVAAAAEVKDEGAALARDAIRGAPDAGREEADAAAAVDPLYATEAAGMVVTEGCVDGDSINGLGLGSGSSDIKAGALTGEPEWELVTAEDVAGASATSEQAEADSGELGEYHVNATPVAGNEGQDNGVAHFEEEIQNGLAISAQCARYSIPPLDKEGFRVSDLVWGKVKGHPWWPGEIFDPSNASELALKHQRKDSHLVAYFGDNTFAWCDESQLKPFVTDYSQMEKQSSLDSFVGSVNYALEELSRRILSGMSCACLPEELSDSGMSYMVENAGLKDGVTCSTVNRSEILASFSPESLLRYIRSLALFPGQGGDLLELVIACSQLTSFYRSKGCPELASFQTGSAWVEDDTDISPIEDVVVEEVVVSEVPPPEVKPKRGRGRPRKHKPEDKLELPGKQKPAVAAERQMIKDFDDKKRSLDSFEDLDAKSPTGGSFKIGECIRRAASQLTGPSPIAKSQNENTAEAENAEFDVSSDDAANELTVEKCAKRRRLHSHHLADPKELFSQLCSVAIEPTDGYNFSALTISYFSDFRNYVVSVATEASIIEKSTAKRRRKKRVLPSPELETTDHMQDSYWSGLSLLNHPIHSLKRASTNTRPRRRRKSSHETDLSSVQDQQMAPKKEIQVAPKKQIQVAPKKQIQVIERSIIHVDEKIVDEWKPTALVLSFGRSTDLLSGNDLIKKFGRYGPLKESESEVQKSTNTIKIVFKKRADAEKAFNAAGKYGTVGPSLRSFRLVNMPFSLGESEPNKSEACPGDHGPKLPGPSEPKVSLDAVKDNQVDKTEKAEAVQPSSGEQVETVKKACQAEPVKQSSGAQVETVQQACQPEADAVKKAGKIAAELTGPSDQIATADVTEQTMENQAPKDAVKIPCDVKLEDEALTEESVDQVVTEQVKVPSDAVPDTSKVQPETPVEHVGTAAEGDTAQDLTEVSVQEAGLKKQIVEPKTAEIEPEQVSCPEQTVQVEDVIDASGGHTNVDRKTAEEITMTEVVFEGAVESEAVAPVEETVEDKATAGTLGRAPGDEMENRDAAESPRGEVGVGEATGDSPDERVAVEALAGMSTQGETTAEAADAEITTTGKTAEGVGVKTRSKKATTAKKPVESATAEAPGKKATTAKKPVEDAMVEARDEKAATAKKNAEGAMVEAPEEKAMTAEEDAMA, encoded by the exons ATGGGCTCGAGCCCCGCGGCCGTCGCGTCCCCGGATCCGGGGGCGGACGCCGGCCCCAAGCAGGATTCTGGTGCCGTGGGGCCGGCGGGAGACTCCGATGTGACCATGGCGGAGGCCTCCGAGGAGGTGGCTGCTGCCGCTGAGGTCAAGGATGAGGGGGCTGCCCTGGCCCGGGATGCTATTCGAGGTGCGCCAGATGCCGGCCGCGAAGAGGCAGATGCGGCTGCGGCGGTTGATCCGTTGTACGCCACGGAGGCAGCTGGCATGGTTGTCACAGAAGGATGTGTCGATGGTGATTCCATCAACGGGCTTGGGCTTGGAAGCGGCAGCAGCGACATCAAGGCTGGAGCTTTGACTGGCGAGCCTGAGTGGGAGCTGGTCACAGCAGAGGATGTTGCTGGTGCTTCTGCTACATCTGAGCAAGCCGAAGCCG ATTCTGGTGAACTCGGAGAATATCATGTCAACGCAACCCCTGTGGCCGGAAATGAAGGACAGGATAATGGTGTGGCACATTTCGAGGAGGAGATACAGAATGGCTTGGCAATTTCTGCTCAGTGCGCCAGATACAGCATTCCTCCTCTTGACAAAGAAGGCTTTCGAGTCTCTGATCTTGTCTGGGGTAAAGTGAAAGGTCACCCTTGGTGGCCCGGTGAGATCTTTGATCCTTCGAATGCATCTGAGCTGGCATTGAAGCACCAGAGAAAGGATAGTCATTTGGTTGCATATTTTGGTGACAACACTTTTGCATGGTGCGACGAATCCCAGTTGAAGCCTTTTGTAACAGACTATTCACAGATGGAGAAACAGAGTAGTTTGGATTCCTTTGTCGGTTCTGTCAATTATGCACTTGAAGAACTTTCAAGGCGGATTTTGTCAGGGATGAGCTGTGCTTGTCTGCCAGAAGAACTCTCTGACAGTGGAATGTCATATATGGTTGAGAATGCTGGGCTCAAGGATGGAGTTACTTGCTCAACAGTCAACCGGTCTGAGATCTTGGCATCTTTTAGTCCAGAAAGCCTTCTTCGTTATATTAGGTCGCTAGCTCTGTTCCCTGGCCAAGGTGGTGATCTCCTAGAGTTAGTGATAGCCTGTTCTCAACTTACATCTTTCTATCGATCTAAGGGATGCCCTGAACTTGCATCCTTCCAGACCGGTAGTGCATGGGTCGAGGATGATACAGATATTTCTCCCATCGAGGATGTAGTGGTTGAGGAAGTTGTCGTCAGTGAAGTGCCTCCTCCAGAGGTCAAGCCCAAAAGAGGCAGGGGGAGACCTCGTAAACACAAGCCTGAGGATAAACTGGAGTTGCCAGGGAAACAGAAGCCTGCAGTTGCAGCGGAAAGACAAATGATCAAGGACTTCGATGATAAGAAAAGAAGTCTTGACTCGTTTGAAGATTTGGATGCAAAGTCACCAACTGGTGGTTCTTTCAAGATTGGAGAGTGCATTCGGCGAGCTGCAAGCCAGCTGACCGGGCCTTCGCCCATTGCAAAGTCCCAGAATGAAAATACCGCTGAAGCAGAGAATGCAGAATTTGATGTCTCTAGTGATGATGCTGCGAATGAACTTACTGTGGAAAAGTGCGCAAAGAGGAGACGCTTGCATAGCCATCACCTTGCGGACCCCAAGGAGTTATTCTCTCAGCTTTGCTCGGTTGCCATAGAGCCAACGGATGGATACAACTTCTCGGCACTGACAATCAGTTACTTCAGTGATTTCAGGAATTACGTTGTCTCTGTTGCTACTGAAGCAAGCATTATCGAAAAAAGTACAGCAAAGAGGAGGAGAAAGAAGAGGGTTTTGCCTTCTCCTGAGCTAGAGACTACTGATCATATGCAGGACTCCTACTGGTCTGGTTTGAGTTTGCTTAATCACCCGATTCATAGCCTCAAAAGAGCTTCTACCAACACGAGGCCAAGGCGTAGGCGCAAGTCATCACATGAAACAGATTTGTCCTCTGTACAGGATCAGCAGATGGCTCCTAAGAAAGAGATACAAGTGGCTCCTAAGAAACAGATACAAGTGGCTCCTAAGAAGCAGATACAAGTGATAGAAAGATCAATTATCCATGTTGACGAAAAGATAGTCGACGAGTGGAAGCCCACTGCACTTGTTTTAAGCTTTGGCAGGTCAACTGATCTTCTCTCAGGAAATGATCTGATCAAGAAATTCGGTCGCTATGGCCCACTAAAAGAATCTGAAAGTGAAGTGCAAAAGAGCACAAATACTATTAAAATTGTGTTCAAGAAGCGTGCTGATGCTGAAAAGGCTTTCAACGCTGCTGGGAAGTATGGCACTGTTGGTCCCTCGCTTCGTAGTTTTCGTCTAGTGAATATGCCGTTTTCTCTAGGAGAGTCAGAACCGAATAAATCTGAGGCATGCCCTGGAGATCATGGCCCAAAGCTTCCTG GTCCAAGTGAGCCCAAAGTTTCACTGGATGCTGTGAAAGATAACCAGGTCGACAAAACTGAGAAAGCTGAAGCTGTACAGCCATCATCAGGTGAACAAGTTGAGACTGTCAAGAAAGCATGCCAAGCTGAACCTGTAAAGCAATCATCAGGTGCACAAGTTGAGACCGTCCAGCAAGCATGCCAACCTGAAGCTGACGCTGTTAAGAAAGCAGGAAAAATTGCTGCTGAGCTAACTGGGCCATCTGACCAAATTGCAACAGCTGATGTAACTGAGCAAACAATGGAAAATCAAGCTCCAAAAGATGCAGTTAAAATTCCTTGTGATGTGAAGCTGGAGGATGAAGCATTGACTGAAGAATCTGTAGATCAAGTTGTAACTGAGCAAGTCAAAGTTCCATCAGATGCTGTACCCGACACTTCAAAAGTTCAACCAGAAACACCAGTCGAACACGTGGGTACAGCAGCAGAAGGGGACACTGCTCAAGACCTAACTGAAGTGTCAGTCCAAGAAGCTGGGTTGAAAAAGCAAATCGTGGAACCCAAAACTGCTGAAATAGAACCGGAACAAGTCAGCTGTCCCGAGCAAACTGTTCAAGTGGAAGATGTAATCGATGCATCAGGTGGACACACCAATGTGGACAGAAAAACTGCAGAAGAGATAACTATGACTGAAGTCGTGTTTGAGGGAGCTGTGGAGTCAGAAGCTGTAGCACCAGTTGAGGAAACTGTAGAAGATAAAGCTACTGCAGGGACACTTGGGAGGGCACCAGGGGATGAAATGGAAAACAGGGATGCTGCTGAATCACCGCGTGGGGAGGTTGGTGTAGGTGAAGCCACAGGCGATTCACCAGATGAGAGAGTTGCTGTTGAAGCACTTGCTGGTATGTCCACACAAGGTGAAACGACTGCCGAAGCAGCTGATGCTGAAATTACAACAACTGGAAAAACTGCAGAGGGTGTCGGTGTTAAAACACGAAGTAAGAAGGCTACAACAGCCAAGAAACCTGTAGAGAGTGCCACGGCTGAAGCACCAGGTAAGAAGGCTACAACAGCCAAGAAACCAGTGGAGGATGCCATGGTCGAAGCGCGGGATGAGAAAGCTGCGACAGCCAAGAAAAACGCAGAGGGTGCCATGGTCGAAGCGCCAGAGGAGAAAGCTATGACAGCCGAGGAGGACGCCATGGCATAG
- the LOC125520997 gene encoding nuclear transcription factor Y subunit B-3-like isoform X2, whose protein sequence is MSDAAASPPGGGGGGGGGGSDDGGGGGGFGGVREQDRFLPIANISRIMKKAIPANGKIAKDAKETVQECVSEFISFITSEASDKCQREKRKTINGDDLLWAMATLGFEEYIEPLKVYLQKYRETEGDSKLAGKSGDVSVKKDALGPHGGASGTSAQGYHNGDISN, encoded by the exons ATGTCGGACGCGGCGGCGAGCcccccgggcggcggcggcggaggaggaggcggcggcagcgacgacggcggcggcggcggcggcttcggcggcGTCAGGGAGCAGGACAGGTTCCTGCCCATCGCCAACATCAGCCGCATCATGAAGAAGGCCATCCCGGCCAACGGCAAGATCGCCAAGGACGCCAAGGAGACCGTGCAGGAGTGCGTCTCCGAGTTCATCTCCTTCATCACCAGCGA GGCGAGCGACAAGTGCCAGAGGGAGAAGCGCAAGACCATCAACGGCGACGACCTGCTCTGGGCGATGGCCACGCTGGGCTTCGAGGAGTACATCGAGCCCCTCAAGGTTTATCTGCAGAAGTACAGAGAG ACGGAG GGTGATAGTAAGCTAGCTGGGAAGTCTGGTGATGTCTCTGTTAAAAAGGATGCACTGGGTCCTCATGGAGGAGCAAGTGGCACAAGTGCGCAAGGG TACCATAATGGGGACATCTCAAACTGA
- the LOC125520997 gene encoding nuclear transcription factor Y subunit B-3-like isoform X1, which yields MSDAAASPPGGGGGGGGGGSDDGGGGGGFGGVREQDRFLPIANISRIMKKAIPANGKIAKDAKETVQECVSEFISFITSEASDKCQREKRKTINGDDLLWAMATLGFEEYIEPLKVYLQKYRETEGDSKLAGKSGDVSVKKDALGPHGGASGTSAQGMGQQVAYNPGMVYMQPQYHNGDISN from the exons ATGTCGGACGCGGCGGCGAGCcccccgggcggcggcggcggaggaggaggcggcggcagcgacgacggcggcggcggcggcggcttcggcggcGTCAGGGAGCAGGACAGGTTCCTGCCCATCGCCAACATCAGCCGCATCATGAAGAAGGCCATCCCGGCCAACGGCAAGATCGCCAAGGACGCCAAGGAGACCGTGCAGGAGTGCGTCTCCGAGTTCATCTCCTTCATCACCAGCGA GGCGAGCGACAAGTGCCAGAGGGAGAAGCGCAAGACCATCAACGGCGACGACCTGCTCTGGGCGATGGCCACGCTGGGCTTCGAGGAGTACATCGAGCCCCTCAAGGTTTATCTGCAGAAGTACAGAGAG ACGGAG GGTGATAGTAAGCTAGCTGGGAAGTCTGGTGATGTCTCTGTTAAAAAGGATGCACTGGGTCCTCATGGAGGAGCAAGTGGCACAAGTGCGCAAGGG ATGGGCCAACAAGTAGCATACAATCCAGGAATGGTTTATATGCAACCTCAG TACCATAATGGGGACATCTCAAACTGA